In the genome of Anabas testudineus chromosome 4, fAnaTes1.2, whole genome shotgun sequence, one region contains:
- the scly gene encoding selenocysteine lyase, with protein MAKQTDGITSVKGHTFTDPTSLHRSERNLDRIYMDYNATTSLEPEVIDAITEALRDAWGNPSSNYIAGAKAKSIINQSRENVARMVGGKAEDIIFTSGGTEANNLVLHTAVEHFRRNCRAAEQGEGHQNGCTGLPHIITSNVEHDSVKLAAEHLQREGKADVTFVPVSKVTARVEVEDIIAMVRPNTCLVSIMLANNETGVIMPVQEICQRVKCLNKQREQLRILIHTDAAQALGKIRVDACELGVDYLTIVGHKFYGPRIGALYVSGPGTRTPLYPMLFGGGQERNFRPGTENTQMIAGLGKAAELVTANLSEYESHMRSTRLYLEERLQATFKDRLHFNSHYPGSDILPNTCNVSILGPALQGWRVLSNCRRLLASVGAACHSDSGNRPSHILLNCGVPTEVAANALRLSMGRSTTKEDVDAVVEDLRETVLLLEEMNS; from the exons ATGGCAAAGCAAACTGATGGCATCACCTCAGTAAAGGGTCACACCTTTACTGACCCAACCTCTCTCCATCGTTCAGAAAGGAATCTAGACAG GATCTATATGGATTACAATGCTACTACATCACTGGAACCAGAAGTGATTGATGCCATCACTGAAGCCCTGCGGGATGCCTGGGGAAACCCAAGTAGTAACTACATAGCAG GTGCCAAAGCAAAGTCAATCATTAATCAGTCCAGAGAGAATGTGGCAAGAATGGTTGGTGGTAAGGCGGAGGACATAATTTTTACCTCGGGTGGAACAGAG GCCAATAACCTAGTGCTCCACACTGCTGTAGAGCACTTCAGGAGAAACTGCAGGGCGGCAGAGCAAGGTGAAGGACACCAGAATGGATGCACTGGCCTTCCTCACATCATCACCTCTAATGTGGAACATGACTCAGTCAAACTAGCAGCTGAGCACCTACAGAGAGAGGGCAAGGCAG ACGTGACATTTGTGCCTGTGTCTAAGGTGACGGCTCGTGTGGAGGTGGAGGATATCATTGCTATGGTGCGTCCCAACACTTGTCTGGTCTCTATCATGCTGGCCAACAATGAGACAGGTGTCATCATG CCAGTCCAAGAGATCTGCCAGAGAGTAAAATGTCTCAACAAGCAGCGTGAACAGCTCAGGATCCTGATCCACACTGATGCTGCTCAGGCTCTGGGGAAAATCCGAGTAGATGCCTGTGAACTGGGTGTGGATTATCTGACCATAGTGGGACACAAG TTTTATGGCCCTCGGATCGGTGCTTTGTATGTGAGTGGCCCTGGAACAAGAACACCATTGTATCCAATGCTGTTTGGAGGAGGACAAGAGAGAAACTTCAGACCAGG cactGAAAACACGCAGATGATTGCTGGTCTGGGAAAG GCTGCAGAACTGGTAACTGCTAATCTGTCAGAGTATGAGAGTCATATGCGAAGTACCAGACTTTACTTAGAAGAGCGACTGCAG gCCACATTTAAAGACAGACTCCACTTCAACAGCCATTACCCCGGCTCCGATATCCTCCCTAACACATGTAATGTGTCCATCCTGGGCCCAGCATTACAAG GCTGGAGGGTATTGTCCAACTGCAGGAGGCTGTTGGCCAGTGTTGGTGCCGCCTGCCACTCTGACAGTGGAAACAG GCCTTCCCATATCCTCCTGAACTGTGGCGTCCCCACAGAGGTGGCAGCTAATGCTTTGAGGTTGAGCATGGGCAGGAGCACAACCAAAGAAGATGTGGATGCAGTTGTAGAGGACCTGAGGGAAACTGTACTGCTGTTAGAAGAAATGAACTCATGA